The Euphorbia lathyris chromosome 4, ddEupLath1.1, whole genome shotgun sequence genomic interval ATATGTGGTAtactttttttacaaaacaaagtatttaaaattaagctTTTAAATAATTGATAACAATAAgagcattttttttatttttttcaattacatttatatattgacaaaatacagatcacaaaatcaaattgcaaccgtgtaaaatgaacttaaatatcaatttagttcataaactgacagattagtaaaaaaacgtaaaatttcaccatattatttattgtttcgatttagaaaGTTGTTTTTTTCGGAGGTTGTGTTttgctgatatgtaagaataatttttttagagaaaaaagtctttggttgtaatcagaacttaaatgtgtaattgtaatactttgttttgtaaataaaacatactacagacctttatttgtaaacttttaaaccacatgtctCTGTTTGCAAATTGGGTAAATCACAgacatttttttcgtacttttccctattttttatttttttttttttgagaaaagtTGAATTTGATAGTATAAAATGGGTTAATTAATGGTTGAATGTTAGAAGAaagaagttaaaaaaaattgtgtttcttttatttgtaaatataagtatatgctTTAAAAGAGGATAAATAGAAGTGTATGAAGTTtctaaaacaaaatattttatcgttaagttttgattacaatcaattatatttttattttaacaaaataaatatttacaaATCGACAAAGGTTAACTTACAAAGAATCTCTCTAAGACACAAAGTCTAAGTGAGGAAACAttctttattattaaaaaaaaaatgttctacAAAGGTTAACTTACAAAGAATTTTTCTAAGGTACTCAACTTGTCAAGTATCTCACACTTTTAGCGGATACTCACAAATGAGCCATACACTCATATTTATAGGCTACAAATCCTTCCTAAGATCATTCTAGATATTTATAACACTTAAAAGACTAGAAAAGTCTAGAGAAAGAAGACTTGGGGCAATTTTTAGATGCTCTtagaagttttctagcttgttTTAGCATACTCCGGACCCAATCAGTAGATTCTTGCACACTCCGGGCCCATTTCGAACATTATGGGCCCGTAGCTCGCAGACCTGAGGTTCACTTGGCGAAGTTTCTTGCAACTCTCAGCCTTTCCTCATAGCTCTTAGCAAGTTCTAGGCCTGCTGTTCATTTTCCCCGCACGAACCGAGGTTAATCCTGCCCGTTGGCTTGCATGCGGGCCGGCAAACTTTCCACCATGgcaatttttctttcttttaaaattttttccGCACTTCCCAATACTATAGGTCCATAATGACCCCCAAGGATCTACATACCAAATATGCATGTATTTGGAATCTTTTAACACCCACTGTGGAATGTGAGTGCTCAATGGAATATAGCAATGTGCACTGCCCCCTAGACAATTTTGGCCCGTTCTGGCACACTCTAGGCCCGTTTGGAACATTCGGGTCCCGTAGCTCGCAGACTTGAAGTTCACTTGGCGAAGTTTCTCGCAGCTCTCAGTTTTTCCTCGCAGCTCTTATTAGCTTATGGGTCTGCTCCTCATTTTCCCCGCACGAAATGTGGCTAATCCTGCCTGTTAGCTTATATTCAGGCATGTTGGCTCTAGCGCGGGCATGTAACTTTCCACCATACCCTTAATATTTTTCCCGCACTTCCCAAATATCATAGGTCCATAATGACTCCAATGATCTACATACCAAATATGGATGCATTTGGAATCATTTAACGCCCATCCCAAGGATCTACATACCAAATATGGATGCTTTTGGAATCTTTTAAGACCTATCCCAAGGATCTACATACCAAATATGGATGCATTTGGAATCCATTAACACCCATTGTAGAATGTGAGTGTTCAATGGAACATAGTAATGTCCACCGTCCCTGGACCTCAAGTTTGTACAAGCCACACTATAGGGGCTATCTCTTGGCCAAATTGGCCCCAGCAGCAAGCACGAGCTCGTTGCATCTGTTGCATGGCTACTTTGTGCACGATGGCACATGTGATTATCCCAATGCCTACCGACTTGTCCCGTAAGTCCCGATGAACAGCAAAATGGGCGTTTTGTCCCAGAACCATTTATCTTAGTCTGTTAGGCATATTTGTCTTGAGTCATTCCCCAAATGAAATTTGACGGTCGTGATAATAATTATAGACTTTGTCGCACCCTGGCTTCCGGTTTTTACGCAGGTCGGGGTGCGTGGCCGGCTCGATCCGCTTTTCTCGTGTGTTAgtttcgagtcgccaccaatcatcacTTGGAAATATATGCGCGGTCGTGATTGGTCGCCCTATCTGTTTGGATTGACTCTGTATGGTTTGGTTTTGATAAGGACGATCTTCGGAGAGATTCAAAGTTCGTTtttccggttacgtgtagggaagagatgtgatctcaccctaccccgcccgacGTATCAGTACTATTGTGATATTATGTGTTTGCTATTCATATTGCTTTGAATTGTCGATATAAACCAGGCACTCGTGGATTTTGGGCATTGGGTTTAGTATTGAATtctaatgacgttttcacatcgattagAATTACTTTGGTTATAAATTCGAACGACGTTTCcacatcgatccgaattaaTTTAGTTTTGAATCcggatgacgttttcacatcaatccgaattaatttagttatgaattcggatgacgttttcacattgATCCGAATTGATATGATTAtgaattcgaatgacgttttcacatcgatccgaattaatttagtttatgAGTTCGAATGATGTTTTCACATCAATCCGAatgaatttgatttattttctattgATTCGAAATAACATTTTGAATtggttcattttttattttgggactACGTGTATGACATACACGTAATTTGTATTTTACGAATTGAAATTCAATTTGTCATtcgtatatcacatatacaatGAATAACAAATATAAATTTAGGTCCAAAATGTTTTGGATATATTATGAATtcaaatgacgttttcacatcaatttgaattaatttttattaattttattgacTCGAgcttgaattaaattaattttgatttagaCTTTTTCGAGGGATCCAAAATAACATTTTGAATCAACttgtttttatataaatttacgcATATCATGTGGGTAtgcataaaatatatatacgtAGAAAAACGGAAACATTTAATTACGAATAAAATTACGAATATTAACGATTAGGCTAACAGACATGAAAGGCAATTTATTATAGAAATTCAATTAATTAGGATATACTAAACTAtgctaataaaaaataaactaatCAATCTAAAAgtcattaataaaattaatctaaacCTAGAGACTAATTGAATCacccttaaattaattaaaaccatGAACAAACTAAACTAATGATcacataaataaattttaaacttaagacatcaataattaattaaagcatCAAGGTATAAAGTTTAGTGGACCTAAGCAAAAATCGAATTGGCAAgtgctgttaagcccaaaatagtaattaaagcataaaaaaaaaacccaaagtTAAAACAAGTTTCATTTTAATCCTAATCTAAAAACATGTGTTAAAACCTAAATTAGATCTCTCTTACCCTcacttcattttcttcttcctcttgccTTTTCACGAAGCCAGAGCTCGGCCTCCTTCATGGCGGCTTCATTTTTGGTCGACTCTCCCTTTACTCTTTCCTCCTTTCTTTTTTCGAAGTCGGGAACCAGCGAGAACGTTGATCAAGGCCTCCTCCGCCTTCCATCATCTTCGGCAGTACACTCAACACCGGAAGCGGCGGAGGTAACGTCCTTTTTGGCGGCGGCGAGACGGTGGAGAAACTGAAGACGTCCTCCACCGATTTGAGTTTAGTTCCGGTAAAACGCCTCCGCTTTGGTCGTTTCTATTTTTATATTCTTATTTTCCTTCACGTTTCTGTTATTTCTTTTTGTCTCGTTTTATCGGTTTTATTCTGTTCAGATCTAACGATTTGATGGTAGGTGGTGGAGGTTTGTTGCGACTGGTAAAATGCTTTAAAAATAAAGGGATGATAATAAGAAAATGAGAAACCCAATGAAGAAGTGACTTTGTATTGATATACTTGATCTGTTACATTTGATCTCCTGCTCTCTATATCTACCTCTCCCCCTTGAAGAAAAAAAAGCCCTTATATTGTGTTTTCTCCCTATTACAGCGTTTCCCCCCTTTACAGTGATGAACCTCTGCAATTTATAGTGAAAATTTCCTGTGAATTATTGAGTTTCATCATTTTTTCTATTTCCCACTGTAACCCTCCGTCTATTTGCCTATGCCCACTTGCATCTGTTCACTGTGGAAAAGCCTCTGATCAAATCGGCTGAATTATTGAGCTTTTTGGCAAAAATGTCATTTGGTCCCCgtaattgtgattttttttttgcagactTACGTTGCTGGACTGAATTCTGATCCGAATTTGACGTGGACCTGGATTGAATAATTTATGACCCGAACTTTGATGTGTACTCAGACTGaatttgaattatttctgacccGAGTTTGATGTGGATCCGGCTTGAATTTGAATCAATTCTGACCCGAGCAAACTCCGTTGGACTTGTACGGACAAAATCCTGGGCTTTGAAATTTATTAGTCTTGAACTGATAGTTACTCGTGCTTTGGGAATATATCGGACTTGAACTGACAATTACCCGTGCTTTGGAATTAGACTTGAACTGATAATTACCCATGCTTTGGAATCGAACTTGAACTGACAATTACCCGTGCTTCGAATAATTCTCCGAACTTCCGATTTGTTGGACTTGTACCGCAATGAGATAACTCAGTCACTTGAACTTGCTTTTCGGGAACATAAAAATTGTCTTCAATTTTAAAGTGAGAGTTCATGGGTATCTTAAACATTGACGAGCAGATCTTTGGATCCGTCAAAATTACTGTAAATGGGTATCTTAAACGTTCAATTGTCCTTAATTTATtgacttttcaatttttgaatCCATTTGTCATAATTCGTTATTTAGAAATCAACTatattctaaacgtttaattataatgttaatcaTAATCAAAGTTAATATTAACTTTAATATGTGATATTACATCATAATTCGCAATTTAGATTATAGATGCTTTCAAATATCATTTACGACAAATAATAAACATTGAGATATTAATCTGATTGGTTGACATCTGAACCTTAATTGATTATAACTTGGATTCAagcaaattcaattaaaatacgAGGAACATATCtcgaataaaattcataaaaggttaaaattataccttaattctattaagtcGCATTTTGAATATAATTCGATATTTTTATCGATTTATACTGAAATATGACAAATTAGCCTTAATAGCACAATTTTTtcacaataaattattttcgagATTATACCATATATTCTGGATAATTCATGAATTGTTCAAATTTTgagtgaaatttattaaaaacttaaaaattggttcggacaaaaatgggtatctacagaCTTAATGCATACACTTCCACTCTGATCCCAAACTTCTGCCAAGCGCTTTAACTCTTAAAGGGACTCCTGATAACAATTTAATGACTCGTAAAGCGACTTCCGGTAACTTTGCCCATTTTAAAATTGTGGctattgaacttcaatttttaatggtctaaccactaaactttacacttcttaacaacggtgacaactcaactttaactaactctcaaaatgaccgttaacgacctcaaaatgaaaatattcaaaaattaaagttgtcaacattaccatgaaaccacattttttattttccaaaatcacttttttagaactctctctaaaaaaaaagtagggctctctctcttaaaaaatgtattatctctcctaactaaacaacacataaatatCATTCTTTCCATAAAAATTCATGCCTTgtcctaaccaaacacctaaaaattcactctcttagaatatcattaactcttcgaatttaaCTATTCTTAATAtgaccacaatattaaaatggataaagtttaaTGGgtataggtgtaatttacccaacaaTATAATGAGGGTGCGAAAGGCTTGGAATGCTCCAAATTTATTAACTTGAAAAGGTGTTGTATATCCAAATACTAGAGAGTATTTTTGTCCATACTTAGCCTGGTAGCTGGCGTTGAAACAAAAGCATGTTTGGAGCATTTCCAATACTAACTAGTTATTTAACtttctaaaataatatataatattagttTGCCAATTTTCACTAGTTCAATTTATGTTTTATTCTAACTATACTAGCTATTTGATTCTacaacctttttttttatagaaattgggacgagacagaacttgggcagGGTGAGCACCcgtggcccaagaactgacaaacccgcaatatattaataaacgaaaaatgagtgtttgaacaagagaagaggaaggagaacaaataaaaagaagggggaggagaaaaatttaggaaagtcaagaaaaacgcaagtgaGAAATACTACAACCATACTAACTATTTAACtctattaaattattttatcattaaaaggtgaataaattaaaaaaagtagaaaaaaaaaacaaagaagaaatagaatgaattaataaaaataaaaaaagtaaattccaaaaaaaaacccttgtggtttgatgttgtttcaaaaaacccttgtggtttgttattacaaaaaaaaagactgtggtttgcgccgttacccgaaaaacagaaaatggcttaacatcgttaaagtgctgacgtggcacaggagTAAAGTaggaaattcgaattttttttatttttttatttttttccctctctctctcctcttcttccttcctccttctcctcctccttcctctttcttcttcctccttcttccttcttctctccccttccttcttcttcttctctcctcttctttcttcttccttcttctctccTACTCCAAATAAAGAGTTGCTAATCTTTTCAATTTATTAAAATCAGGGGAAATGGGACCAGCGAAGTTATTATTAGCCAGATTAAGTCTTACCAAGTTGTGCAAATTGAATATAAACACAAGAATTTCCCCAGTGAAAAAGTTGCCCTGCAAGTACAAATTGCGTAAAGAAGCAAGATTGCCGATATCAGCAAGGGACCGGACCAGAGAGGGCGTTGAAGCGGAGAGACAAAGTTTGAAGCTCTGAGTGGGCAATAGAGAAAGAAAGcaggaagaagatgatggaaAGTAGAAAACAAATAAAGAAATGTGGTATCATTTCAAGTGGTAGTATGCCTGCGTATGGTTTTTGGAATTATTCAAAAATGGGGGAAGAAAAGCATTATGAATGCGTATGTATATATGGTAATGGAACTGTTGAAATCAAACAAACAGGAATAACAAGTTTGATGACTATgtagagagagggagagagagagaggggaatGGAATGGAAATCTGGAAAAAGTGAGTGCAGTCGGTGATTCGGTTTTCATGGATGGggtcggaaatctggaaatttccgaaacttgaaagaagaaagaaaaaaaaggaagaagaagagggaggaagaagaagaagaagaatggaggaggggagaagaagaaggaagaagaaggaagaggagagaagatgaagaagaagaaggaggaggaggatgagGGAGGAAGAagggggagagagaagagggaaaaaaataaaaaagaagaagaagaagaagaagaagaagaagaagaagaaggaggaggaggaaggaagaagggggagagagaagagggaaaaaaataaaaaaataaaattgattttcccgttttacccatgtgccacgtcagcactttaacggtgttaagccatttttcgtttttcgggtaacggtgcaaaccacaatcctttttttgtaataacaaaccacaaggatttttttagaacaacatcaaaccacatgggttttttttggaatttacccaaataaaaataacaagcCAAATGAATTAAATTTAATGAAAATGAATAgctatatattttaaagatttatATCACTTTGATAGCtatatattttaaagagttATATTACTTGGTTGGTGTGTTTAGTAGAGAGCTAAATTTGAAAatggctaattacaaatctaaccCAATTAAAAGATCTATTTATATATCTTACCTATTTTGTTTCCATCTCACcgaattagacactttcatcaactttagacaaaattatccttagtTCTTcgatccttcttcttcttcttcttcttcttgtctcttcttcttcttcttaggtTCATCTTCCTCATGTTTTTAGTTTATACGTTTGCTTTTCTCATtgatcttgcctctttcttcatcggTAATGTTAATTTTTCaccattttcctccattttcttccattattgtcgcatttgtgaaATTTATCGTATTTCGTCACAAATACGATAGGTCTTGTctctttcttcattttcttccatTATTATCGCATTTGTGAAATTTATcgtatttcgtcacaaatgcgacaggtCTTGTctctttcttcattttcttctattattgtTGCATTTGTGAAATTTATCGTATTTCGTCATAAATGCGACAGGTCTTGCCTCTTCTTTATCTGTAATGTTACCGTTTCAACTTTCTCAATTTTCCATAATTTTCCaccatttttttcaattttcttctattattgtCGCGTTTGTGAAATTTATCGCATTTGTCATTTTCTTCCATTATTACCGCATTTGTAAAATTTATTGCATTTTGTCATAAATGTGATAACAGTTGTCGTATATCTTCGCATTTATCGGTTTGAAGTCGTCTTTAAAGGTTGACCGAAACATAATCTCTCTTTATAAATGGTTTGGAATGGTGAACACGATGTTGAGAATCTGAGAAACAAATTGAAATAAAGGTGTTCTAATAAAGGTGTTCTAAGTGGAATGAAAGTAAATATAAGTGGACTCTTTTAGTTGGACGTCCATTTGAGAATATAAACCATGTTAGATACTCTCAACTCTTGATGTACATTAGCTTTAATTCTTTAGGGGATTGCTGATAACAATCTAATGACGACTAATTTAATAGCTTCGTAAGATAAGGATCTTGGACGTCCAACCTCAATGGTTAGGCAAACCTTAGTCTATATTATTCTCTCtatgcataaaaaaaaatattaagaataattctcaaaaaaaaaaaaaaaaaaaagaaaaagaaaaagaaaaaagatggTGCACatcagaagaagaaaagaagataaGAAGAAAAAGCTCTTGATTTTATTAAGAAGAAAACAGAGGATACATTAGAAACAAACTCCAAATTGAGACCATTACACAAAACTCATACATCAAACTCACATTAGACTTATTCGATCTGCAACACAAAGCATATAACCACATATGGTTAATTAATTAGCCAGATATATCAATGGACTTAACCTCAGGTTTCTTAACTTCCTCTTTAGGCACTGTAACCGTCAAAACTCCGTTCTCCATACTTGCCTTAACCTGATCAACCTTTGCATTTTCCGGCAGCCTGAACCGCCTCAAGAATTTTCCACTGGATCTTTCAACTCTATGCCATTTATcattcttttcttctttatctCTGCTTCTCTCTCCACTTATCTGTAAAACCTgaccttcttcaacctccactttcacttcttctttcttcaatCCTGGAAGATCTGCTTTAAATATGTGAGCCTCCGGTGTCTCCTTCCAGTCTATTCTTGTGTTTGCAAACGCCGTTGTTTCGTTCGATATCTCCGACCGAGGGACTGGGGACCCCATCGGGAAGCCCTGGAAGGGATCCCAGACGTCGAGAGAGAATGGATTGAAGATGTTGCTTCTCCGGCCGCCGAAGATGCTCGGAATGATATTTGATTTCTTAGTTGCTGAAACTGGATACTTTGCTGATCTCTGATTCTCTTCTTTGGGTTGGAGAGTGGAGATGGGAAAGAGGTATTTATAGGAAAGGAAAGAAGATGATAGGATTTCCATACAATTTTCTTGATGCTTCAAGAAGATGGAGGCACCCAGATCTTTCTCGAATGTGAGAGAAATATCCAGTACATGTATCCTGTACAAAAacttaattgccccttaatttTCAATATATCTCAATAGCCCCTTaacttaaataaaatatttttagtcTTGAACTTAtctaaaatgtaatcaattaaccacttgattgtaaaaaaaaaagtaaactaaatacgaaagatgtattgcacacatattaaaatattacttaattcaaaaataaatttaaaatgaagttattacttgttcaactataaaatttGTCATCACTAATATTAAAACTATATACTTTCGAtgttggtcgttttactttttttaagacatgTACAGTACATCTTccatatttaacttactttttgcaaccgagttatcaattgattacattttgtgtaagttcagggagctagctgaacattttatataagttgaaaGGCTATCGGGACACTATAAAAGTTCACGGAaccaatcaacctttttggacaagttcaggaacgaatgatgtattaaacctattTTTAATATACTTTCCTCTAACATTTCCTAACGCATAAATGtgctaaattttatttttatttttgtaaaagaTAAATGggcataattaattattttagaaacATCACTCAATTTTTTGAAGGGCGAGTCTTGGCGCaatggtaaacgttgttgtcatATGATCAATAGGTCACGGATTAGAGTCTAAGGAGCGGTCTCTTGTCAAAAAAATTAGTAGAGAAAGACTCGTCCCAGTATATTTTTGTGATAGGACCCTTTCCCGAACCCTCGTTAGCTTAGCAGAAATGCGTTGTGCACCAGACAACCCTTTTTCTATCACTTAATTttctaaaattattttttattaggaAAATACTCATATTAGatgaaaaaaaagtatataGAATGAAAAAAACACGAAAGTGTAAAAACTTCCaattgaattaatttaaatatatacaCAATGTTTATTTTGACATTAAAATTTAACCAATAAATTAGGTTAATAAATTTGGTTGTTAAACTTTCAACtattttaattacaaaactCTGATAATATATCAAGAAATCGTTTGAATTAAAAAgttatagttaaaaaaaataagtagttattattatttcttataAAACTTATTAATATTTGGACCAAAAACCCGATTAATATTGACACCAACCAAATTATATGACACCAACGAAATTATATTAGATTGGAAGAACCAAATTTTTTTACATCTTTTCATGATGAATAGACTATTTGATaatctgaatttttttttttcaaaaagaagGCTATTTGATAAtccgattaaaaaaaaaaaagactatttaATAAATACTTATTCATAATATATACTTTGGTAgaatgtaaattttattttatatattttattatacaCAGTGGTGGATGTAGGAGGTCAAAGGGGCATTTGCCCCTCcccctaaaaaaaaattaatccaaaaAGAAAgattaatgtgcaaaaatatctctaacattttgggtcaagagcgattttacccctaacgtctaaaattgtgcaattttatccctaatgttggaaaccAAAAAcagttttacccctaatattgataaattgggtcaatttgaaaaataattcatcaaactgttttctgggtcattaatcttgtcatctacacttcacacatgtgttattttatcagtaacaaatcaccaacatatgttgggatgtgaaaaaaaattagaaaaaaatattaaaaatatactgtcttttgtacgaattagacaaaaaaattcaaaaaattcaccgcatttataaatattaatcttcaattttattattaaattacaaaaaacattatatcctttttttagaacaaattgatatgcaatt includes:
- the LOC136227390 gene encoding 17.8 kDa class I heat shock protein-like codes for the protein MEILSSSFLSYKYLFPISTLQPKEENQRSAKYPVSATKKSNIIPSIFGGRRSNIFNPFSLDVWDPFQGFPMGSPVPRSEISNETTAFANTRIDWKETPEAHIFKADLPGLKKEEVKVEVEEGQVLQISGERSRDKEEKNDKWHRVERSSGKFLRRFRLPENAKVDQVKASMENGVLTVTVPKEEVKKPEVKSIDISG